In one window of Rhodanobacter sp. FDAARGOS 1247 DNA:
- a CDS encoding SDR family NAD(P)-dependent oxidoreductase: MQLDQVKAIITGGASGLGHAVAQHFVAHGGQVALFDVNEDKGHAAAKELGDAACFFRTDVTSEDGVATNVAAAHHAMGGLNVVINCAGILGAGRVLGKEGAMPLATFSGTVMVNLVGSFNVAKAGAALMQNNEAGEDGERGVIINTASVAAYEGQIGQAAYSASKGGVVGMTLPMARELARFGIRVATIAPGIFWTPMVDGMPESVRQSLSASIPFPSRLGQPNEYASTVAFILGNRYINGETIRLDGAVRLQPK, translated from the coding sequence ATGCAGCTCGATCAGGTCAAGGCAATCATCACCGGCGGGGCTTCCGGCCTCGGCCATGCGGTAGCGCAGCATTTCGTCGCCCACGGCGGCCAGGTCGCGCTGTTCGACGTCAACGAGGACAAGGGCCACGCCGCCGCGAAGGAACTGGGTGACGCCGCCTGCTTCTTCCGCACCGACGTCACCTCCGAGGACGGCGTGGCCACCAACGTCGCCGCCGCGCACCACGCGATGGGCGGGCTCAACGTGGTGATCAACTGCGCCGGCATCCTGGGCGCGGGGCGCGTGCTGGGCAAGGAAGGCGCGATGCCGCTGGCCACCTTCTCCGGCACCGTGATGGTGAATCTGGTCGGCAGCTTCAACGTGGCCAAAGCCGGCGCCGCGCTGATGCAGAACAACGAGGCGGGCGAGGACGGCGAGCGCGGCGTGATCATCAACACCGCTTCCGTCGCCGCCTACGAAGGCCAGATCGGCCAGGCCGCCTACTCGGCATCTAAAGGCGGCGTGGTCGGCATGACCCTGCCGATGGCGCGCGAACTGGCCCGCTTCGGCATCCGCGTGGCGACCATCGCCCCGGGCATCTTCTGGACCCCGATGGTCGACGGCATGCCCGAGTCCGTGCGGCAGTCGCTGTCCGCCTCGATCCCGTTCCCGTCGCGCCTGGGCCAGCCCAACGAATACGCCAGCACCGTCGCCTTCATCCTGGGCAATCGCTATATCAATGGCGAGACGATCCGGCTGGATGGCGCGGTGCGGCTGCAACCCAAATAA